One genomic region from Sphingobacteriales bacterium encodes:
- a CDS encoding N-acetyltransferase, translating into MEILHRHHLTNGSFFVLDEFRHKNAALTYLLIDDSSMLIQHTEVRKQLEGQGIGKKLVDAAVYFARMNGYKIIPQCPYANAMFKKTPEYADVWAR; encoded by the coding sequence ATGGAAATACTGCACAGGCATCATTTAACCAACGGCTCCTTCTTTGTATTGGATGAATTTCGTCATAAAAATGCGGCATTGACTTATCTGTTAATTGATGATTCCTCCATGCTGATACAGCATACGGAGGTAAGGAAGCAGCTGGAAGGTCAGGGAATCGGTAAAAAATTGGTGGATGCCGCAGTCTATTTTGCCAGAATGAACGGCTATAAGATTATACCTCAATGCCCGTATGCGAATGCTATGTTTAAGAAGACTCCCGAATACGCGGACGTGTGGGCAAGATAA
- a CDS encoding NADH:flavin oxidoreductase/NADH oxidase family protein, with protein MSASSIIAQSYTLKNGTLIKNRLLKSAMSEALGEANGAPKSALATLYGTWANGGIGICVTGNVMIDHRALGEPGNVIIEDETHLAVLHKWAKAATQNNTQCWVQLNHPGKQAPKGLNKETVSPSAIPFRKDMQTFFPTPRALTEAEIHDLIQHFANAAAIVQKAGFSGVQIHGAHGYLVSQFLSPHHNIRTDQWGGNPENRRRFVLEIYKAIREKVGADFPVSIKLNSADFQRGGFTEEESLDLIRVLSEAGMDLIEISGGTYEAPAMTGIHTPKEPVKESTRQREAYFLVFAEKARKVCTTALAVTGGFRTAEGMAQAISSGAVDFVGLARLLAIEPDAPHKILSGKSVLSVKPIKTKLSMVDNMGLMETAWYSAQLKRIGNGKAPNIHMSPWLVLFKTIYHMTFGKKKPTKLRAS; from the coding sequence ATGTCCGCATCCTCTATTATTGCTCAGTCATATACGCTTAAAAACGGAACGCTCATAAAAAACAGATTATTAAAATCTGCCATGAGCGAAGCCTTAGGAGAAGCGAATGGCGCACCAAAAAGTGCGTTGGCTACACTTTACGGCACCTGGGCAAACGGAGGCATCGGTATTTGTGTCACCGGCAACGTCATGATTGACCATCGTGCATTAGGCGAACCGGGAAATGTCATTATCGAAGATGAAACCCACCTGGCGGTCCTGCATAAATGGGCAAAAGCCGCTACGCAAAACAATACACAATGCTGGGTACAGCTCAACCATCCCGGAAAACAAGCGCCAAAAGGACTGAATAAGGAAACTGTTTCACCTTCCGCCATTCCCTTTCGAAAAGATATGCAGACATTTTTCCCGACACCTCGTGCGCTTACGGAAGCAGAAATCCATGACCTTATACAACATTTTGCAAATGCTGCAGCCATCGTACAGAAAGCCGGTTTCTCCGGTGTCCAGATACATGGCGCACATGGATATCTGGTCAGCCAATTCTTATCTCCGCATCACAATATCAGAACCGACCAATGGGGCGGCAATCCTGAAAACAGACGACGGTTTGTACTCGAAATCTATAAAGCCATACGCGAAAAAGTGGGGGCAGATTTTCCGGTCAGCATAAAACTGAATTCAGCGGATTTTCAGCGTGGCGGATTCACGGAAGAAGAATCACTGGATTTAATTCGCGTATTATCGGAAGCGGGGATGGATTTAATTGAAATTTCCGGCGGCACCTATGAAGCACCGGCCATGACGGGCATCCATACTCCTAAAGAACCGGTTAAAGAAAGTACCCGGCAACGGGAAGCCTATTTTTTAGTGTTTGCGGAGAAAGCCAGAAAAGTATGTACAACCGCATTGGCTGTGACCGGCGGCTTCCGTACTGCCGAAGGCATGGCACAGGCCATCTCCTCGGGTGCGGTGGATTTTGTTGGGCTGGCAAGATTACTGGCCATAGAACCGGATGCTCCTCATAAAATTTTATCAGGCAAATCAGTTCTTTCGGTTAAACCCATAAAAACAAAGCTAAGCATGGTGGACAATATGGGATTAATGGAAACAGCCTGGTACAGTGCACAACTTAAACGCATTGGCAATGGTAAAGCGCCTAATATACACATGAGTCCTTGGCTGGTTTTATTTAAAACCATCTATCACATGACTTTTGGAAAGAAAAAACCAACTAAGCTGAGAGCGTCCTAA
- a CDS encoding transporter has protein sequence MEPISTDRPDQTETPEVVPFKYFQMEMGFNIESQRKELSFVHPTILWKAGIFKSTEIRLITDVGTIKDDSGKYRVGLAPVQLGFKTAICEERKARPKISFIAHLAIPYISTKNQRTKYFAPNFRFSLDHTLKNNISLGYNIGMEWNGDSPNPAFIYTLANGFNLSDKWYLYYEFFGDFPVNAISTHSFDAGLAYLIKNNMQFDISGGFQLYPFIKGWYASLGYSFRVPR, from the coding sequence ATGGAACCAATTTCAACTGACAGACCAGATCAGACGGAAACACCGGAAGTGGTACCGTTTAAATATTTCCAAATGGAAATGGGTTTTAATATAGAGAGTCAGCGGAAAGAATTGTCGTTTGTACATCCAACTATTTTATGGAAAGCAGGCATTTTTAAATCTACAGAAATTCGTCTGATTACAGATGTAGGTACGATAAAAGATGATTCCGGAAAGTACAGGGTAGGACTTGCACCGGTACAACTAGGCTTTAAAACCGCTATTTGTGAGGAACGAAAAGCACGACCGAAAATCTCGTTTATTGCTCATTTAGCTATTCCTTATATTTCCACTAAAAATCAGCGAACAAAGTATTTTGCACCCAATTTCAGATTTTCCTTAGATCATACTTTAAAGAATAATATTTCACTGGGTTATAATATTGGTATGGAATGGAACGGTGATTCACCGAATCCGGCTTTTATTTATACACTAGCCAATGGGTTTAATCTGAGCGATAAATGGTATTTGTATTATGAGTTTTTTGGCGATTTTCCTGTTAATGCTATTTCAACACATAGCTTTGACGCAGGACTTGCGTATCTGATAAAAAACAATATGCAGTTTGATATTTCCGGTGGTTTCCAATTATATCCTTTTATAAAAGGCTGGTACGCATCATTAGGTTATTCCTTTCGAGTTCCCAGATAA
- a CDS encoding DUF4286 family protein produces the protein MGKRKREKGKKKKDDITNCCTMIVYTLTANVDDDIAEEWLQWMKDEVLHFVLETQLPVKYKVFKVLNDNEGVTYTFQIYFKDPVVYNLFLTQYHPAFSNMVASRYGDKAVYFNTLLQQL, from the coding sequence TTGGGAAAAAGGAAAAGGGAAAAAGGTAAAAAGAAAAAAGATGACATTACTAACTGCTGCACCATGATAGTATATACGCTGACTGCGAACGTAGATGACGATATAGCCGAAGAATGGCTGCAATGGATGAAAGACGAAGTGCTGCATTTTGTATTGGAAACGCAGTTGCCTGTAAAATATAAGGTTTTCAAGGTGCTGAACGATAACGAAGGGGTGACCTATACCTTCCAGATTTATTTTAAGGACCCGGTTGTCTATAATCTTTTTTTAACCCAATACCATCCCGCATTCAGCAATATGGTTGCCTCCAGATATGGAGATAAGGCGGTCTATTTTAACACACTGTTGCAGCAGTTGTAG
- a CDS encoding DUF3467 domain-containing protein, producing MENNNQNQINIELPEDIADGEYANLAIITHSNQEFVIDFVRLAPGVPKAKVKSRIILTPQHAKRLMMALNENVRKFEQIHGEIKEFEQVTLPLNFGNPTTQA from the coding sequence ATGGAAAACAATAATCAGAATCAGATAAATATTGAATTGCCGGAAGATATTGCGGATGGCGAATATGCGAATCTTGCGATTATCACCCATTCCAATCAGGAGTTTGTCATTGATTTTGTCCGTTTGGCGCCGGGTGTTCCTAAGGCTAAAGTGAAATCCCGGATCATACTTACGCCGCAGCATGCCAAAAGGCTGATGATGGCACTGAATGAGAATGTACGGAAATTTGAACAGATTCACGGCGAGATAAAAGAATTTGAGCAGGTGACATTACCGCTTAATTTTGGTAATCCCACCACACAAGCATAA
- a CDS encoding MarR family transcriptional regulator encodes MKTIEEEIKQKKFPNIYVKTDVNILYTAGWLQNTYTRFFKNYGISHQQFNVLRILRGQHPNPVMLNQISDRMIDKMSNATRLVDKLKQKGLVTREQSSISRRQVDIHITKQGLKLLSEIDSEMQKIMPPAHYSKITQKDLKQLNAILDRIRN; translated from the coding sequence ATGAAGACCATTGAAGAAGAAATCAAACAGAAAAAATTCCCCAATATTTATGTTAAAACAGACGTAAATATTTTGTACACTGCCGGTTGGCTGCAGAATACCTATACGAGATTCTTTAAAAATTATGGCATTTCCCATCAGCAGTTCAATGTGCTTCGTATTTTGAGAGGTCAGCACCCGAACCCTGTGATGTTAAACCAGATTTCTGACAGGATGATCGATAAGATGTCCAATGCCACCCGACTGGTGGATAAATTAAAGCAAAAAGGATTGGTTACACGCGAACAGAGCAGTATCAGCCGCAGGCAGGTAGATATCCATATTACCAAACAAGGACTTAAATTATTGTCAGAAATAGACAGTGAAATGCAGAAGATTATGCCTCCCGCCCATTATTCCAAGATCACCCAAAAGGATTTGAAACAATTAAATGCAATTCTGGACAGAATCAGGAACTAA
- a CDS encoding helix-turn-helix domain-containing protein, protein MPYQLYHEKYDMESLSDFELLYRLKIVETLSANVILPSKIELFYNKDNSKKRVDFFSDLCKCEVTYTKQHNILYYNAEDLNQDIHYENYTLYTNLKPVLGKNINSLYYGKTYKNMIRSILLNNIEHFPVPIDFIARKLHISVRKLQLILKNENTRYSTIANEVIIIMGIEYLNRGKKIKEISSRLGYKEQGSFTRIFKQVTNINPVEYLQLTPAEKNKLINDLSN, encoded by the coding sequence ATGCCCTATCAATTGTATCATGAGAAATATGACATGGAGAGTTTGTCGGATTTCGAATTGTTATACCGGCTGAAAATTGTAGAAACACTTTCTGCTAATGTCATCCTGCCCAGCAAGATTGAATTATTTTACAACAAAGATAATTCAAAAAAAAGAGTAGACTTTTTCTCAGATTTATGTAAATGCGAAGTCACTTACACCAAGCAGCATAACATATTGTATTATAATGCGGAAGACCTGAATCAAGATATACATTATGAAAACTACACTTTATACACAAACCTGAAACCGGTATTGGGTAAAAATATAAACTCTTTGTACTACGGCAAAACATATAAGAATATGATCAGGTCAATACTGTTAAATAACATCGAACATTTCCCGGTCCCTATAGATTTCATTGCCCGCAAACTGCATATTTCCGTCAGGAAGCTCCAGCTAATACTTAAAAATGAAAACACCAGATACTCAACCATTGCTAATGAAGTTATCATTATTATGGGAATCGAATACCTGAACAGAGGCAAAAAAATAAAAGAAATATCTTCAAGATTAGGGTACAAAGAACAAGGTTCATTTACGCGCATATTCAAACAAGTCACAAATATAAACCCTGTTGAATATTTACAATTAACTCCGGCGGAGAAAAATAAACTTATTAATGATCTTTCCAATTAA
- a CDS encoding PhoD-like phosphatase N-terminal domain-containing protein has translation MDSSLTPFYHEVASGDPTSDAVIIWTRVTPDVPEL, from the coding sequence CTGGATTCTTCCCTGACACCGTTTTATCACGAAGTGGCCTCGGGTGATCCGACATCGGATGCGGTTATTATCTGGACCCGCGTAACGCCGGATGTGCCAGAACTGTAA
- a CDS encoding pirin family protein, with translation MKTILHKADDRGTVNHGWLHASHSFSFASYYDPVKEQFGALRVLNDDTVKAGYGFGMHPHSNMEIVTIPLKGALRHKDSGGNEGIVKAGDVQIMSAGKGILHSEYATPEEDVNLFQIWVFPKVANIEPRYDQRSFDVNERVNRWQTVVSPEETENALWINQDAYFSLGDFHSNTSYKLNKNENGVYLMVIAGAVEIDGKVLKDRDAIGISDVSAVEIKVFQPAKLLAIEIPMK, from the coding sequence ATGAAAACAATACTTCACAAGGCAGATGACAGAGGAACGGTCAATCACGGCTGGCTGCATGCCAGCCATTCCTTTAGTTTCGCAAGTTATTATGACCCAGTCAAAGAACAATTCGGCGCATTAAGGGTGTTGAATGACGATACGGTTAAGGCCGGGTACGGATTCGGCATGCACCCGCACAGCAATATGGAAATTGTCACCATTCCCTTGAAAGGCGCTTTGCGTCATAAAGATTCCGGAGGCAATGAAGGCATTGTCAAGGCCGGTGATGTGCAGATTATGAGCGCGGGAAAAGGTATCCTCCATTCGGAATACGCCACTCCGGAAGAAGATGTGAATCTGTTCCAGATATGGGTTTTTCCAAAAGTGGCAAATATTGAACCGAGGTATGATCAGCGTTCTTTTGATGTTAATGAACGTGTTAACAGATGGCAAACGGTGGTAAGTCCGGAGGAAACGGAGAATGCCCTTTGGATTAATCAGGATGCCTATTTTTCGTTGGGTGATTTTCATTCAAATACTTCCTATAAACTCAACAAAAATGAAAACGGCGTTTACCTCATGGTGATAGCGGGAGCGGTGGAAATAGATGGTAAGGTACTGAAAGACAGAGATGCGATTGGGATTTCAGATGTCTCAGCTGTAGAAATCAAGGTCTTTCAACCTGCTAAATTATTGGCCATTGAAATTCCGATGAAATAA
- a CDS encoding (4Fe-4S)-binding protein, with protein sequence MEEINKEYTNGDVTVVWQPQRCIHSTKCWRGLPKAFKPSEKPWINLDDVNSEEIMEQVFKCPSGALSIKEQQADEEPDPKKEIRTEIVVLKNGPIMVKGSFAIKHNDGRQESQKEVYLCRCGQSSNKPYCDGTHKRCGFKDE encoded by the coding sequence ATGGAAGAGATAAACAAAGAATATACGAACGGGGATGTTACGGTGGTTTGGCAGCCGCAAAGATGCATACATTCCACCAAATGCTGGAGAGGGTTGCCTAAAGCGTTTAAACCTTCTGAGAAACCCTGGATTAACCTGGATGATGTAAACTCCGAAGAAATCATGGAACAGGTATTTAAGTGTCCGAGTGGTGCCTTGAGCATCAAAGAGCAACAGGCGGATGAAGAACCGGATCCGAAAAAAGAAATCCGGACGGAAATTGTGGTGCTGAAAAATGGGCCGATCATGGTGAAAGGCAGCTTTGCCATTAAACATAATGACGGCAGACAGGAATCCCAGAAGGAAGTTTATCTTTGCCGCTGCGGACAGTCGTCGAATAAACCTTACTGCGACGGAACACATAAGAGATGTGGGTTTAAAGACGAGTGA
- a CDS encoding T9SS type A sorting domain-containing protein, producing the protein MKRFYTLSLSALFLFRFSAHAQLFIDNGTNGTLYIRNASGGTVGNYNNTNSSVALFVDGDVTIKGTYDNQAAETQFTGNIKLDSTIAGHLFVTTGDEVFLSSSAPYASNAAQRINGDFRGNNDFYNLIIQKSATQLVELASNVEVSSKILFNNSGHIRTDDAGFTNNDGSTYSYEIYLKNGISSSLSGNSTGNGATEKYIEGKLRRKATTTGAFYFPIGVAPSALDGMEAFELNFTSNPDMDFVAYIRPGSITPFTRNILCDVGKDPGPGQQNYSGCVGMPDGIFDWYNLESSMDLSHEWIVRPSGDTSGYAYGITLHPGSVLDVNNASNYYTIPAGCGTPYQGKRVRVIAKDGVIGGNLQPAPSAGGNWVPFMHLTSYIWCQFDDTDLDLILNSQTSFSTFRIHGTQFNTQTALPVELVGLKAEPINNTFIKVSWSTASELNNKEFEVYRSTDGINFIQIGKVNGSGTSSTPHNYLLNDYNVQPDIEYYYKLKQIDFDNMYKYTYIVNTHLQSNTTFSISDIYPNPSDGESFVNIYTPASTALNYSSYNVIGQQMFIYQTNLQKGYNQISLTNTSMAKGTYVIQFECNGIIESKKLVKK; encoded by the coding sequence ATGAAAAGATTCTACACATTATCCTTGTCAGCTCTATTTTTGTTTCGGTTTTCCGCACATGCACAGCTTTTTATTGATAATGGTACAAATGGTACATTATATATCCGTAATGCTTCCGGGGGTACTGTAGGGAATTATAACAACACCAATAGCTCTGTAGCACTTTTTGTTGATGGAGATGTCACTATTAAGGGGACGTATGATAATCAGGCTGCAGAAACTCAGTTTACCGGTAATATTAAATTAGATTCTACTATCGCCGGTCATTTGTTTGTTACAACAGGTGATGAGGTTTTTCTTTCATCATCAGCTCCTTATGCAAGCAACGCTGCACAACGAATCAACGGAGATTTCAGAGGTAACAACGATTTCTACAATCTTATTATTCAAAAATCAGCTACACAACTAGTAGAACTGGCCAGTAATGTAGAAGTTTCCAGTAAAATTCTATTCAACAATTCTGGTCATATCCGAACAGATGATGCTGGATTTACCAATAATGACGGCAGTACTTACTCTTATGAAATATATCTGAAAAACGGGATTTCATCCTCATTGTCCGGTAATAGTACGGGAAATGGTGCAACAGAAAAATATATAGAAGGAAAACTAAGAAGAAAAGCTACAACTACCGGCGCCTTTTATTTCCCGATTGGAGTTGCACCATCAGCATTAGACGGTATGGAAGCCTTTGAACTCAATTTTACCAGTAATCCCGATATGGATTTTGTAGCATATATCAGACCTGGCAGTATAACTCCTTTTACTCGTAATATCCTCTGTGATGTAGGTAAAGATCCCGGGCCGGGACAACAAAATTATTCAGGTTGTGTAGGTATGCCTGACGGAATTTTTGACTGGTATAATTTGGAATCTTCCATGGATTTATCTCATGAGTGGATAGTCAGACCGAGTGGTGATACATCCGGTTATGCATATGGAATTACCTTGCATCCGGGTAGTGTATTGGATGTCAATAATGCATCTAATTATTATACGATTCCTGCAGGTTGCGGTACTCCTTATCAGGGGAAAAGAGTCAGGGTGATAGCAAAAGACGGTGTAATTGGAGGGAATCTTCAGCCTGCGCCGTCAGCCGGTGGGAATTGGGTACCATTTATGCATCTAACTTCCTACATATGGTGTCAGTTTGATGATACAGACCTGGATTTAATACTGAATAGTCAAACATCCTTTTCTACCTTTCGAATTCATGGCACCCAATTTAATACACAAACCGCTTTGCCAGTAGAATTAGTCGGTTTAAAAGCAGAACCCATCAACAATACCTTTATAAAGGTTTCATGGTCAACTGCATCTGAATTAAATAATAAGGAATTTGAAGTGTATCGGAGTACGGACGGTATTAATTTTATACAAATTGGCAAAGTAAATGGAAGCGGCACATCCAGCACGCCGCATAATTATCTTTTAAATGATTATAATGTTCAGCCTGACATAGAGTATTATTATAAACTGAAGCAAATTGATTTCGACAACATGTACAAATACACGTATATTGTAAATACTCACCTCCAATCGAATACTACTTTTTCTATTTCAGACATTTACCCTAATCCTTCTGATGGTGAATCTTTTGTGAATATCTATACCCCTGCTTCAACTGCTTTAAATTATAGTTCATACAACGTTATCGGCCAGCAAATGTTTATATACCAAACTAATTTACAGAAAGGATACAATCAAATAAGTTTAACGAATACCTCTATGGCGAAAGGTACATACGTTATTCAATTTGAATGTAATGGCATTATAGAAAGCAAAAAACTAGTTAAAAAATAG